The Faecalibacterium prausnitzii genome includes a window with the following:
- a CDS encoding O-antigen ligase family protein codes for MQSFIKLLFGGYGSGNWEYLAQHGGTQFLKRKSAQRPFWLPLLYIAMMGIGFWYRGMGLPWFMKYLVQAAVVGLAACFLLITGDFNRLPLIEEYYIIFLIPFVMMAAWSMLVWSLDFQQLNYMSRGCSTILYHMISLTSMCAAVYLFGGKAIDYTFYGMCIANVCILVFDSLRPYGLSEFITGFIAFAKSGGVDTNAPIKALEVHDLTFGFGLMVLYYALFEKGWRRVVHLTLAAGFFYLGLKRIALIGMLGVLVMHLFITRLKPKGQNFVLHSISIFAIAACLFYVFFIWSGLFSWTVDTLGIDTMGRKGLYEAFTDLYSFSPTFRGYGIGWVTRYISIMNAAGIGVFGTHDFGGMHNDLVTMYIELGFWGFSFWIWLSWQGKVVWCQKQYGTETAFLLLYCTIYAFVTYATDNTAFYCYMNTIFMLLPIGHAMKLLDRNEVIYNHAISQNKPTEPPAKK; via the coding sequence ATGCAAAGTTTTATAAAACTACTCTTTGGGGGATATGGCAGCGGAAACTGGGAGTATCTTGCGCAGCATGGAGGAACACAATTCCTGAAGCGGAAATCGGCGCAGCGGCCGTTCTGGCTGCCGCTGCTCTACATTGCCATGATGGGCATCGGGTTCTGGTACCGCGGCATGGGCCTGCCCTGGTTCATGAAGTACCTGGTGCAGGCCGCCGTGGTCGGCCTGGCCGCCTGTTTTCTGCTCATCACCGGAGACTTCAACCGATTGCCCCTCATCGAGGAATATTACATCATCTTTCTCATCCCCTTTGTGATGATGGCGGCGTGGTCCATGCTTGTCTGGTCGCTGGATTTCCAGCAGCTGAACTACATGTCCCGCGGGTGTTCCACCATCCTCTACCACATGATCTCGCTTACCTCGATGTGCGCAGCAGTGTATCTGTTCGGCGGCAAAGCCATCGACTACACCTTCTACGGCATGTGCATCGCCAATGTTTGCATCCTGGTGTTCGACAGCCTCCGGCCTTACGGCCTGAGCGAGTTCATCACTGGCTTCATCGCCTTTGCCAAATCCGGCGGCGTAGACACCAATGCGCCCATCAAAGCGCTGGAAGTCCACGACCTGACCTTCGGGTTCGGTCTGATGGTCCTCTATTACGCCCTCTTTGAAAAAGGTTGGCGGCGGGTCGTCCATCTCACACTGGCGGCGGGCTTCTTCTATCTGGGTCTCAAGCGCATCGCCCTCATCGGTATGCTCGGCGTGCTGGTGATGCACCTGTTCATCACCCGGCTCAAGCCCAAGGGGCAGAACTTTGTGCTCCATTCCATCTCCATCTTCGCCATCGCCGCCTGCCTGTTCTACGTCTTCTTCATCTGGTCGGGCCTGTTCAGCTGGACGGTGGACACCCTGGGCATCGACACCATGGGCCGCAAGGGCCTGTACGAAGCCTTCACCGACCTGTATTCCTTCAGCCCTACGTTCCGCGGCTACGGCATCGGCTGGGTCACGCGGTATATCAGCATCATGAACGCAGCGGGCATCGGCGTCTTTGGCACCCACGACTTCGGCGGGATGCACAACGACCTTGTGACCATGTACATTGAGCTTGGCTTCTGGGGCTTTTCCTTCTGGATCTGGCTCAGCTGGCAGGGCAAGGTCGTCTGGTGCCAGAAGCAGTACGGCACCGAGACCGCTTTCCTGCTGTTGTACTGCACCATTTATGCGTTTGTGACCTACGCGACCGACAACACCGCCTTTTACTGCTATATGAACACGATCTTCATGCTGCTGCCCATCGGCCACGCCATGAAGCTGCTGGATCGAAACGAGGTGATCTACAACCATGCCATCTCCCAAAACAAACCAACCGAACCGCCCGCAAAAAAGTAA
- a CDS encoding CDP-glycerol glycerophosphotransferase family protein — MNDLLRKTRRAFHLLRELLKYETATCCAAVLKCWNKDYRHVWLVSERGREARDNGYHIFAYLNREHPELNSWFVADPTLPDYERVQALGRVVPYRSWKHYLLCAASEMKISTHVLGYTPEIDSYYMLDKLHVVHGPRAFLQHGVIIDDMKWYHYPNIRTDLFVCSLQKERDFVESAYHYPAGIVKRLGLCRFDALLRPHETKRQLLLMPTWRTYAIERKTQAEFEQSDYFRHWQDVISSPELEALLEKHGYEAVFYPHFEVQRFLSSFHTANPRVKIAALGQADVQTLLMESAVMVSDFSSVQFDFAYMKKPLLYYQFDEAQYWGVHHDVGYFSYRDDGFGPVVTEQAALFRELDRALAQNGMISPFYAKRVDALFDQVDDQNCARNYQAIVELLN, encoded by the coding sequence ATGAACGATCTGCTGCGAAAGACCCGGCGCGCCTTCCATCTGCTGCGGGAACTCCTGAAATATGAAACTGCCACCTGCTGTGCTGCCGTTCTGAAGTGCTGGAACAAGGATTACCGGCATGTCTGGCTCGTCTCCGAGCGGGGCCGCGAAGCGCGGGACAACGGCTACCACATCTTTGCCTACCTGAACCGGGAGCATCCTGAATTGAACAGCTGGTTCGTGGCAGACCCCACCCTGCCGGACTATGAGCGGGTGCAGGCGCTGGGCCGGGTCGTGCCCTACCGCAGCTGGAAGCACTATCTGCTCTGCGCCGCATCGGAAATGAAGATCAGCACCCATGTGCTGGGCTACACCCCGGAGATCGACAGCTACTACATGCTCGACAAGCTCCATGTGGTCCATGGCCCCCGCGCCTTTTTGCAGCATGGGGTCATCATCGACGACATGAAATGGTATCACTACCCCAACATCCGCACCGACCTTTTCGTCTGCTCCCTGCAAAAAGAACGGGATTTTGTAGAATCTGCCTATCATTATCCAGCCGGTATTGTCAAACGGCTGGGTCTGTGCCGGTTTGACGCCCTGCTGCGCCCCCACGAGACCAAGCGCCAGCTGCTGCTGATGCCCACCTGGCGCACCTACGCCATCGAGCGGAAGACCCAGGCCGAGTTTGAGCAGAGCGACTATTTCCGGCACTGGCAGGACGTCATCTCCAGCCCGGAGCTGGAGGCGCTGCTGGAGAAGCACGGCTATGAGGCCGTCTTCTACCCTCATTTCGAGGTGCAGCGTTTTCTGAGCAGCTTCCACACCGCCAACCCGCGGGTGAAGATCGCGGCGCTGGGTCAGGCCGATGTGCAGACCCTTCTGATGGAATCCGCCGTCATGGTCAGCGATTTTTCCAGCGTACAGTTCGATTTTGCCTATATGAAAAAGCCCCTCCTCTATTACCAGTTCGATGAGGCACAGTATTGGGGCGTACACCACGACGTCGGCTACTTCAGCTACCGGGACGACGGCTTCGGGCCTGTGGTCACCGAGCAGGCAGCGCTCTTCCGGGAGCTGGACCGCGCTCTGGCCCAGAACGGCATGATATCCCCCTTCTACGCAAAGCGTGTGGACGCACTGTTCGACCAGGTGGATGACCAGAACTGTGCCCGCAACTATCAGGCCATCGTGGAGCTTTTGAACTGA
- a CDS encoding glycosyltransferase → MKILFVNKFLYPRGGAETYFLKIGEELTRLGHEVEYFGMYDEKNTVGNALHLATTNMDFHNAGPEKLLYPFRILYSSEAKRKLKQVIGQFQPDLIHFNNINFQLTPSVICAGAECGVPMVQTVHDVQMLCPNHMMMEFNSKKLCEACMGKKSKWPCVKKRCIHGSLPKSLIGAVEGTLYECNHVYDKIDRFICPSAFLEKKLLTVPRFRGKTVMLHNFLSRVAAAAPAEKGDYVLYFGRLSEEKGIDRILEACKLLPDIPFVIAGSGPMEDLCKNCTLPNVKYVGFQTGKALEDLVAGALFTLHLSIWYENCPLALLESQSLGTPVLCNRIGGIPELVEEGRTGILNDTFTPAAYAEKIRALYADKSLLAEMSAHCIQKKDRMMTLERYCDQLLALYDDVVKNA, encoded by the coding sequence GTGAAGATCTTATTCGTCAATAAATTTCTCTACCCCCGCGGCGGTGCAGAGACTTACTTCCTCAAGATCGGCGAGGAGCTGACCCGCCTGGGCCACGAGGTCGAATATTTTGGCATGTACGACGAAAAAAACACCGTCGGCAATGCCCTGCACCTCGCCACCACCAATATGGATTTCCACAACGCCGGGCCGGAAAAGCTGCTCTACCCCTTCCGCATCCTCTACTCGTCTGAGGCAAAACGGAAGCTGAAGCAGGTCATCGGGCAGTTCCAGCCCGACCTCATCCATTTCAACAACATCAATTTCCAGTTGACGCCCTCGGTCATCTGCGCCGGGGCGGAATGCGGGGTGCCCATGGTGCAGACGGTGCACGATGTGCAGATGCTCTGCCCCAACCACATGATGATGGAGTTCAACTCCAAAAAGCTCTGCGAAGCCTGCATGGGCAAAAAGAGCAAGTGGCCCTGCGTGAAAAAGCGTTGCATCCACGGCTCGCTGCCCAAGAGCCTCATTGGTGCCGTGGAGGGCACCCTTTACGAGTGCAATCACGTCTACGACAAGATCGACCGCTTCATCTGCCCCAGTGCATTTCTGGAGAAGAAGCTCCTCACCGTCCCCCGCTTCCGGGGCAAGACGGTGATGCTGCACAACTTTCTGAGCCGGGTCGCTGCGGCTGCCCCTGCCGAAAAGGGGGATTATGTCCTCTACTTCGGCCGCCTCTCGGAGGAAAAGGGCATCGACCGCATCCTCGAAGCCTGCAAGCTGCTGCCGGACATTCCCTTCGTCATCGCGGGCAGCGGCCCCATGGAGGATCTGTGCAAAAACTGCACCCTGCCCAATGTGAAGTACGTCGGCTTCCAGACCGGCAAAGCGCTCGAAGACCTCGTGGCCGGGGCGCTGTTCACCCTGCACCTGTCCATTTGGTACGAAAACTGCCCGCTGGCTCTGCTGGAATCCCAGTCCCTCGGCACCCCGGTGCTCTGCAACCGGATCGGCGGCATCCCGGAACTGGTGGAAGAGGGCCGCACCGGCATCCTGAACGACACCTTCACCCCGGCCGCCTACGCAGAAAAGATCCGGGCACTCTATGCAGACAAGTCCCTGCTGGCCGAGATGTCGGCCCACTGCATCCAGAAGAAAGACCGTATGATGACGCTGGAGCGCTACTGCGACCAGCTGCTGGCCCTGTATGACGATGTGGTGAAGAACGCCTGA
- a CDS encoding glycoside hydrolase family 55 protein: MVYDLNGTPLSTGGGSGMLNVLDHGFKGDGTTDNLAAFNALIAAHPAETLYFPKGVYAFSGKLVFDQCYMELDNAELKCTASTKVDRFIEIRGKMYPPETPQQDMFIRGNGKVNANFKADDCIAVARQKCTLLDHISIQNFQRYGICGKFNDSSMTTSDGQTEANLSYELMVRNCMIESSLDYPNAVGIYDTGDSMYSDTVILNVKTALSCNGSSIFHNIHAWCFDFNYSDNDTKKALLENTVFAYIRGNGPRFSDCYIDTYQKGFQFGSGQYVVYITNLKWYVASNTWPTGLTAYVFPASPAGKTMYKVFNADINGSGVTKFSDVDLSTQTNCRWYGIVHNLSDAPSTLQ, from the coding sequence ATGGTATACGACCTGAATGGCACCCCCCTGAGCACAGGCGGCGGCAGCGGAATGCTGAACGTGCTGGATCACGGCTTCAAAGGGGACGGCACCACCGACAACCTGGCCGCGTTCAACGCGCTCATCGCCGCGCACCCGGCTGAGACGCTGTATTTCCCGAAGGGCGTGTATGCGTTTTCCGGCAAGCTGGTATTCGACCAGTGCTACATGGAACTGGACAACGCCGAGCTGAAATGCACGGCCAGCACCAAGGTGGACCGGTTCATCGAGATCCGCGGCAAGATGTACCCGCCCGAAACGCCCCAGCAGGACATGTTCATCCGGGGCAACGGCAAGGTCAACGCGAACTTCAAGGCAGATGACTGCATCGCCGTGGCACGGCAGAAATGCACTCTGTTGGACCATATCTCCATCCAGAACTTCCAGCGGTACGGCATCTGCGGCAAGTTCAACGACTCGTCTATGACCACCAGTGACGGTCAGACGGAAGCGAACCTCTCGTATGAGCTGATGGTGCGCAACTGTATGATCGAGTCTTCTCTGGACTACCCGAACGCCGTAGGCATTTATGACACCGGCGATTCGATGTACAGCGACACCGTCATCCTGAACGTGAAGACGGCGCTCTCGTGCAACGGCAGCAGCATCTTCCACAACATTCACGCCTGGTGCTTCGATTTCAACTACAGCGACAACGACACCAAAAAGGCCCTGTTGGAGAACACCGTCTTCGCATACATCCGGGGCAACGGCCCCCGCTTCTCGGACTGCTACATCGACACCTACCAGAAGGGGTTCCAGTTCGGCTCCGGCCAGTATGTCGTTTACATCACGAATCTCAAATGGTACGTTGCTTCCAATACCTGGCCCACCGGCCTGACGGCCTACGTCTTCCCGGCCAGCCCCGCAGGCAAGACGATGTACAAGGTCTTCAATGCGGACATCAACGGTTCGGGCGTGACCAAGTTCAGCGATGTGGACCTGAGCACACAGACGAACTGCCGCTGGTACGGCATCGTGCACAACCTGAGCGACGCGCCGAGTACGCTGCAATAA
- the glpK gene encoding glycerol kinase GlpK, translating into MNYIMALDAGTTSNRCILFNKAGEMCSVAQKEFTQYFPKPGWVEHDANEIWTTQLGVALSAMNQIGASASDIAAIGITNQRETTIVWDRETGEPVYHAIVWQCRRTSAYCDELKARGLTETFRAKTGLVIDAYFSATKLKWILDNVPGAREKAEAGRLLFGTVETWLIWKLTCGRVHVTDYTNASRTMLFNIHTLEWDEDILRELNIPRCMLPTPMPSSCFYAEADPMHFGSGIKIAGAAGDQQAALFGQTCFSAGEAKNTFGTGGFLLMNTGKTPVVSKNGLVTTIACSSGKSVNYALEGSIFVAGAAIQWLRDELRLLEEARDSEYMARKVKDTNGCYVVPAFTGLGAPHWDQYARGTIVGLTRGCNKNHIIRATLDSLCYQVNDVLHAMEADSGIAMKALKVDGGACANNYLMQTMADISSLPVERPCCVETTALGAAYLAGLAVGYWQSTDEVVRNWSVDRTFLPDISAEERTRRIKGWNKAVRCAYHWALDEE; encoded by the coding sequence ATGAACTATATCATGGCGCTGGATGCCGGGACGACCTCGAACCGCTGCATCCTGTTCAACAAGGCGGGCGAGATGTGCAGCGTGGCTCAGAAAGAGTTCACCCAGTATTTCCCGAAGCCGGGCTGGGTGGAGCATGACGCAAACGAGATCTGGACCACGCAGCTGGGCGTGGCGCTCTCGGCCATGAACCAGATCGGGGCCAGCGCGTCGGATATCGCGGCCATCGGCATCACGAACCAGCGCGAGACCACCATCGTCTGGGACCGTGAGACCGGGGAGCCGGTCTATCATGCCATCGTCTGGCAGTGCCGCCGCACCAGCGCCTACTGCGACGAACTCAAGGCGCGGGGCCTGACCGAGACCTTCCGGGCAAAGACAGGCCTGGTCATTGACGCATATTTCTCCGCCACCAAACTGAAATGGATCCTGGACAACGTGCCCGGCGCGCGGGAAAAGGCCGAGGCCGGGCGGCTGCTGTTCGGCACGGTGGAGACCTGGCTCATCTGGAAGCTGACCTGCGGCCGGGTCCATGTGACCGACTACACCAACGCCAGCCGCACGATGCTGTTCAACATCCACACGCTGGAGTGGGATGAGGATATCCTGCGGGAGCTGAACATCCCGCGCTGTATGCTGCCCACGCCCATGCCGTCCAGCTGCTTCTACGCGGAGGCCGACCCGATGCACTTTGGTTCGGGCATCAAAATTGCAGGTGCAGCGGGCGACCAGCAGGCTGCGCTCTTCGGGCAGACCTGCTTTTCGGCGGGTGAGGCGAAGAACACCTTCGGCACCGGCGGCTTTCTGCTGATGAACACCGGCAAAACGCCGGTCGTCTCGAAAAACGGCCTTGTCACGACCATTGCGTGCAGCAGCGGAAAAAGCGTGAATTATGCGCTGGAAGGTTCCATCTTCGTGGCCGGTGCGGCCATCCAGTGGCTGCGGGACGAGCTGCGGCTGCTGGAAGAAGCCCGCGACTCCGAGTATATGGCCCGGAAGGTGAAGGACACCAACGGCTGTTATGTGGTGCCCGCCTTCACCGGCCTCGGTGCGCCCCACTGGGATCAGTACGCCCGCGGAACCATCGTTGGCCTGACCCGCGGCTGCAACAAAAATCACATCATCCGTGCGACACTGGACAGCCTGTGCTATCAGGTGAACGATGTCCTCCACGCCATGGAGGCCGACTCCGGCATCGCCATGAAGGCCCTGAAGGTGGACGGCGGTGCCTGCGCCAACAACTACCTGATGCAGACCATGGCCGACATCAGCAGCCTGCCGGTGGAGCGCCCCTGCTGCGTGGAAACGACCGCTCTCGGCGCGGCCTACCTTGCCGGTCTGGCCGTGGGCTACTGGCAGTCCACCGACGAGGTGGTCCGGAACTGGTCGGTGGACCGCACCTTCCTGCCGGATATCTCGGCCGAGGAGCGCACCAGGCGCATCAAGGGCTGGAACAAGGCCGTGCGGTGTGCGTATCATTGGGCGCTGGATGAAGAGTGA
- a CDS encoding bis(5'-nucleosyl)-tetraphosphatase, which translates to MKYEKSCGAVIYTVQNGMRLYLVEQMQKGHVSLCKGHVEQDESEHETAIREIREETNLEVEFVEGFRKTIAYSPRMDCMKTVVLFLAYAEHTDARAQEKEVRAIQWLPFENAVEALTFDSTREILRQADAFLDGGER; encoded by the coding sequence ATGAAATACGAAAAAAGCTGCGGTGCAGTGATCTATACCGTGCAGAATGGAATGAGGCTTTACCTTGTGGAGCAGATGCAGAAAGGGCATGTGTCCCTTTGCAAAGGCCATGTTGAACAAGATGAATCGGAACATGAAACAGCGATACGGGAGATACGGGAAGAGACCAACCTCGAAGTGGAGTTTGTGGAAGGGTTTCGGAAAACCATCGCGTATTCTCCCAGGATGGACTGCATGAAAACCGTGGTGCTCTTTCTGGCATATGCAGAGCATACGGATGCGAGAGCGCAGGAGAAAGAGGTCAGAGCAATTCAATGGCTGCCGTTTGAAAACGCCGTGGAAGCATTGACCTTTGATTCGACCCGTGAAATACTGCGGCAGGCAGATGCGTTTTTGGATGGGGGAGAACGATAG
- a CDS encoding DUF1016 N-terminal domain-containing protein yields the protein MTQVSWANHLLIMSGSKSAEERHFYLSLCVKEHYSKRELERQMDSKRFT from the coding sequence GTGACACAAGTCAGCTGGGCGAATCATCTGCTGATTATGTCTGGTTCCAAATCCGCAGAAGAACGGCATTTTTATCTTTCTCTTTGTGTAAAAGAACATTATTCAAAACGCGAATTGGAACGTCAAATGGACAGTAAACGGTTTACCTGA
- a CDS encoding dATP/dGTP pyrophosphohydrolase domain-containing protein, which produces MGDFTIEEMLAMQQALQEKYKDKWELIGPEAGKHKLLWMLGEVGEVIDIIKKNGDRTAVEDAAIRQHLVEEMADVLMYYNDVLLCYGISGRELKEAYTAKFEKNMTRW; this is translated from the coding sequence ATGGGCGATTTTACGATAGAAGAGATGCTTGCAATGCAGCAGGCCCTACAGGAAAAATACAAAGACAAGTGGGAGCTGATCGGCCCGGAAGCGGGCAAACATAAATTGCTGTGGATGCTCGGTGAAGTGGGAGAGGTCATCGACATCATCAAGAAAAACGGAGACAGAACTGCTGTTGAGGATGCAGCGATACGGCAGCATCTTGTGGAAGAAATGGCGGATGTGCTCATGTATTACAACGATGTCCTGCTGTGTTATGGAATCAGTGGGCGGGAACTGAAAGAAGCGTATACCGCCAAGTTTGAAAAGAATATGACACGCTGGTAA
- a CDS encoding GH36-type glycosyl hydrolase domain-containing protein, giving the protein MKFGHFDDVHREYVIDTPRTPLPWINYLGSEDFFSLVSNTGGGYSFYRDARLRRITRYRYNNSPLDMDGHRIYINDGGTIWNPGWQPTKTELDAYSCRHGLGYTILTGEKNGIRAQQELFVPRGDACEIDRLTLENKTGTPRTLDVFSYVEFCLWDAMDDSSNFQRNFSTGEVEVVGSAIYHKTEYRERRDHYAVFWANTPVTSFDTARDAFCGVYGGPAEPEAVKAGRCSNSIAHGWAPVGAHHFHLTLEAGETRTILFGLGYIENPMDEKFTAPGVINKTRAEAMMARYATDAQVDEARRALADHWDKLLSTLQLHSGDEKLDRMVNLWHQYQCMVTFNMSRSASYYESGIGRGMGFRDSCQDLLGFVHMIPERARGRILDIAATQFEDGSAYHQYQPLTKKGNRDVGTGFNDDPLWLIAGTVAYLRETGDWSILDESVAFDNDVSKAQPLMEHLRRSFRFTRTHLGPHGLPLIGRADWNDCLNLNCFSEHPGESFQITGPSEGPVAESVFIAGMFVKYGSEYADLCDHRSLPEEAAEARAAIAEVEQAALTAGWDGAWFRRAYDAFGQPIGSKECDEGQIFIEPQGMCVMAGIGKTTGQAEQALRSVEERLDTRYGVVLLQPAYTTYRLNLGEISSYPPGYKENAGIFCHNNPWISCAETVLGHGDRAFEVYKKTCPAYIEDISEIHRTEPYVYSQMVAGIDAPTFGEAKNSWLTGTAAWTFFNVSQYILGVQPTLDGLKIDPCIPHTLPGFTVTRRYRRAVYHIRVENPDAVQKGVKRVTVNGSPILGNVLPIAAPGETVEVTVVMG; this is encoded by the coding sequence ATGAAATTCGGACATTTTGATGATGTGCATCGGGAATACGTGATCGACACGCCCCGCACGCCCCTGCCCTGGATCAACTATCTGGGCAGTGAGGACTTCTTCAGTCTGGTGTCCAACACCGGCGGCGGCTACAGCTTTTACCGGGATGCGCGGCTGCGCCGCATCACCCGTTACCGCTACAACAACTCTCCGCTGGATATGGACGGCCACCGCATCTACATCAACGACGGCGGCACGATCTGGAACCCCGGCTGGCAGCCCACCAAGACCGAGCTGGACGCCTACAGCTGCCGCCACGGTCTGGGCTACACCATCCTGACCGGTGAGAAGAACGGCATCCGCGCCCAGCAGGAGCTGTTCGTCCCGCGCGGCGACGCCTGCGAGATTGACCGCCTGACGCTGGAAAACAAGACCGGCACCCCCCGCACGCTGGATGTGTTCAGCTACGTGGAGTTCTGCCTGTGGGACGCCATGGACGACAGCTCCAACTTCCAGCGCAACTTCTCCACCGGCGAAGTGGAGGTCGTGGGCAGCGCCATCTACCATAAGACCGAGTACCGCGAGCGCCGCGACCACTACGCAGTGTTCTGGGCCAACACCCCGGTCACCAGCTTCGACACCGCCCGCGACGCCTTCTGCGGCGTATACGGCGGCCCCGCCGAGCCGGAAGCCGTCAAGGCGGGCCGCTGCTCCAACAGCATCGCCCACGGCTGGGCCCCGGTCGGTGCCCACCACTTCCACCTGACCCTGGAAGCCGGGGAGACCCGGACCATCCTCTTCGGTCTGGGCTATATTGAGAATCCCATGGACGAAAAGTTCACCGCCCCCGGCGTCATCAATAAGACCCGCGCCGAGGCCATGATGGCCCGCTATGCCACCGACGCCCAGGTGGACGAGGCCCGCAGAGCGCTGGCCGACCACTGGGACAAGCTGCTCTCTACCCTGCAATTGCACTCCGGCGACGAGAAACTGGACCGGATGGTCAACCTGTGGCACCAGTACCAGTGCATGGTCACCTTCAACATGAGCCGCTCGGCCAGCTACTACGAAAGCGGCATCGGCCGCGGGATGGGCTTCCGCGACAGCTGCCAGGATCTGCTGGGCTTCGTCCACATGATCCCGGAGCGCGCCCGCGGCCGCATTCTGGATATCGCCGCCACCCAGTTCGAAGACGGCAGCGCCTACCACCAGTATCAGCCTTTGACCAAAAAGGGCAACCGCGATGTTGGCACCGGCTTTAACGATGACCCGCTCTGGCTCATCGCAGGCACCGTTGCCTATCTCCGCGAGACCGGCGACTGGTCCATTCTGGACGAGTCCGTCGCTTTTGACAACGATGTGAGCAAGGCACAGCCTCTCATGGAGCATCTGCGCCGCAGCTTCCGCTTCACCCGCACCCACCTCGGCCCCCACGGCCTGCCCCTCATCGGCCGCGCCGACTGGAACGACTGCCTGAACCTGAACTGCTTCTCCGAGCACCCCGGCGAGAGCTTCCAGATCACCGGCCCCAGCGAAGGCCCGGTGGCCGAAAGCGTTTTCATCGCGGGCATGTTCGTCAAGTACGGCAGCGAGTACGCCGACCTGTGCGACCACCGCAGCCTCCCGGAGGAGGCCGCCGAGGCCCGCGCCGCCATCGCGGAAGTCGAGCAGGCCGCTCTGACCGCCGGCTGGGACGGTGCCTGGTTCCGCCGCGCCTACGATGCCTTCGGCCAGCCCATCGGCAGCAAGGAATGCGACGAGGGCCAGATCTTCATTGAGCCGCAGGGCATGTGCGTCATGGCGGGCATCGGCAAAACGACCGGTCAGGCCGAGCAGGCGCTGAGGAGCGTGGAAGAGCGGCTCGACACCCGGTACGGCGTCGTTCTGCTCCAGCCCGCCTACACCACCTACCGCCTCAACCTCGGCGAGATCTCCAGCTACCCTCCGGGATACAAGGAGAATGCAGGCATCTTCTGCCACAACAATCCGTGGATCAGCTGCGCCGAGACTGTGCTTGGCCACGGCGACCGCGCCTTTGAGGTCTACAAGAAGACCTGCCCCGCCTACATCGAGGACATCTCGGAGATCCACCGCACCGAGCCGTATGTCTACAGCCAGATGGTCGCCGGCATCGACGCCCCGACCTTCGGCGAGGCAAAGAACAGCTGGCTGACCGGCACCGCCGCCTGGACCTTCTTCAACGTCAGCCAGTACATCCTCGGTGTGCAGCCCACGCTGGACGGTCTGAAGATCGACCCCTGCATCCCACACACGCTGCCCGGCTTCACCGTCACCCGCCGCTACCGCAGGGCCGTGTACCACATCCGGGTCGAGAACCCCGACGCCGTGCAGAAGGGCGTGAAGCGCGTCACCGTCAACGGTTCTCCCATCCTCGGCAATGTGCTCCCCATCGCCGCCCCCGGCGAAACCGTGGAAGTCACGGTGGTCATGGGATAA
- a CDS encoding LacI family DNA-binding transcriptional regulator has product MSSLKDLAQECGVSVATVSKALNGQSDISEATRTRVREAARRMGYVPNMAARSMKTNRTYNIGVLFVDERQSGLAHEYFSAVLDSFKVRVEQLGYDITFINRNLGGKTMTYLEHCHYRGVDGAVIACVDFTDPQVIELVNSDVPVVTIDHVFNNRMAVLSDNVAGLSALVRTAYSQGHRRIAFIHGERTAVTENRLAGFYKSCDELGLEVPDVYVREGIYHDAARCAQETKALLALPQRPTCILFPDDFSAMGGYNAIAEAGLSIPEDISVMGYDGIYLSRVMKPQLATYQQNTMMLGRTAADKLVQMIEHPRVTLAEQLLVTGKLLEGDSVGRPAQT; this is encoded by the coding sequence ATGTCATCCCTGAAAGATCTGGCGCAGGAATGCGGGGTCTCGGTGGCCACGGTGAGCAAGGCGCTCAACGGCCAGTCGGATATCTCCGAGGCCACCCGCACCCGTGTTCGGGAGGCGGCTCGCCGGATGGGCTATGTTCCCAATATGGCGGCCCGCTCCATGAAGACCAACCGTACTTATAACATCGGCGTCCTGTTCGTGGACGAACGGCAGAGCGGCCTGGCACACGAATACTTCTCCGCTGTGCTGGACAGCTTCAAAGTCCGGGTCGAGCAGCTGGGCTACGATATCACCTTTATCAACCGGAACCTCGGCGGCAAGACGATGACCTATCTGGAGCACTGCCACTACCGCGGGGTGGACGGAGCCGTGATCGCCTGTGTGGATTTCACAGACCCGCAGGTGATCGAGCTGGTGAACAGCGATGTGCCGGTCGTCACGATCGACCATGTGTTCAACAACCGGATGGCAGTCCTTTCGGACAACGTGGCCGGCCTTTCGGCGCTGGTCCGCACGGCATACAGTCAGGGCCACCGCCGCATCGCTTTCATCCATGGCGAGCGGACCGCCGTTACCGAGAACCGTCTGGCGGGCTTCTACAAGAGCTGCGATGAGCTGGGGCTGGAAGTTCCGGATGTGTATGTGCGGGAGGGCATCTACCACGACGCCGCCCGCTGCGCACAGGAAACGAAAGCACTGCTGGCGCTTCCGCAGCGGCCCACCTGCATCCTCTTCCCCGATGACTTCTCTGCCATGGGCGGCTACAATGCCATCGCGGAGGCGGGGCTGAGCATCCCGGAGGACATCTCCGTGATGGGCTACGACGGCATCTACCTCTCCCGCGTCATGAAGCCGCAGCTGGCGACCTACCAGCAGAACACCATGATGCTGGGGCGCACCGCCGCAGACAAGCTGGTGCAGATGATCGAGCACCCGCGTGTGACGCTGGCCGAGCAGCTGCTCGTGACCGGCAAGCTGCTGGAAGGCGACTCCGTCGGCCGACCGGCCCAAACCTAG